In Montipora foliosa isolate CH-2021 chromosome 13, ASM3666993v2, whole genome shotgun sequence, one DNA window encodes the following:
- the LOC137983250 gene encoding uncharacterized protein — MFMAGSLTQRGCKMSVQWLDADMKQLDASKLVEKIHSTENNISESSGDDASYHPDCDSSSSYEEDLKSENESLDSLIEDSKKEREGKKEGKVGQSEGKSKRQKKPCPLPTCHSVVHHIPCHLEEVHGWAKEHSRTALARFGLRKNYTYSDSSKVPKKKKKTNPEVYKEKKEGKKSRDYHHYRYCPLPGCTSLVKRLPPHLKKVHQLIPGSKDYKEAMLRVRGHVKGAYRKPYHERPRSTRCDGHPLECPFPSIKVEVISSDEETNDDDDESVETPDNGMPYELRGFETWLQSADGGKLDHKTSQQHTKQVFKLLHTIDEKHEVLSLFDERLINDRFLEDHAKNTYTPKTTQSYLMSLRHFYSFTLAGVVGVSVSKEKIISLKDKVARWSSSYRVESSKRHWEKMTQDFQALITPQQISEFERSKASRDAISLLGQLAGAHNIILTQTQYTLIRDFLLVEISIDNANRAGPLANITLGEFTSMSKQNDDYVVLVMRSKTLSTHGPAKIVLSLKLKSWLDIFVREVRSQVTGSSNSPDSCLFLSFNGEPMASSQINKAIKSIWKKADLERAPSSTLFRKSAVSTTHSSCDSNEAHGN, encoded by the exons AGGTTGTAAAATGTCTGTTCAATGGCTGGATGCAGACATGAAGCAATTAGAC GCTAGCAAATTAGTAGAAAAGATTCATTCTACTGAGAACAACATTTCA GAAAGCAGTGGCGATGATGCAAGTTATCACCCAGATTGTGATAGTAGTAGCTCTTACGAAGAAGActtaaaaagtgaaaatgaatcTTTGGACTCATTAATCGAG GACTCCAAAAAagaaagagagggaaaaaaagagggaaaagtTGGTCAATCTGAGGGTAAATCAAAGCGACAAAAAAAGCCATGTCCTCTACCTACATGTCACTCGGTCGTTCACCATATCCCTTGTCATCTTGAAGAAGTTCATGGCTGGGCTAAAGAACATTCTCGGACTGCTCTAGCACGGTTTGGTTTAAGGAAGAACTACACATACTCTGACTCCAGCAAAGTtcctaaaaagaaaaagaaaacaaacccaGAAGTctacaaggaaaaaaaagaaggaaaaaagtcTAGAGATTACCACCATTATCGTTACTGTCCCCTTCCTGGGTGTACCTCACTAGTGAAACGTCTTCCCCCTCATTTAAAGAAAGTGCACCAGCTAATTCCAGGGTCCAAAGATTACAAAGAGGCCATGTTAAGAGTAAGAGGACATGTGAAGGGTGCATACCGAAAACCTTATCACGAAAGACCTAGGTCAACTCGATGCGATGGCCATCCATTAGAGTGTCCGTTTCCTTCCATAAAAGTAGAGGTGATCAGCAGTGACGAAGAAAcaaatgacgatgatgacgagtCGGTAGAAACACCAGACAATGGTATGCCTTATGAGCTTCGCGGCTTCGAGACTTGGCTTCAGTCTGCCGATGGCGGGAAGTTGGACCACAAAACCAGTCAACAGCATACCAAGCAGGTTTTCAAGCTCTTGCATACAATTGATGAAAAGCATGAAGTGCTGTCGTTGTTTGATGAACGCCTCATAAATGACAGGTTTCTCGAGGACCACGCCAAAAACACTTACACTCCGAAAACTACCCAATCGTACTTAATGAGTCTTCGCCACTTCTACTCATTCACTTTAGCAGGTGTTGTTGGCGTATCTGTTTCAAAGGAGAAAATAATATCCCTGAAAGATAAAGTCGCACGGTGGTCCTCGTCATATCGGGTAGAAAGCTCCAAGCGCCATTGGGAGAAGATGACACAGGACTTTCAAGCTCTGATAACTCCTCAACAAATCAGCGAGTTTGAAAGAAGCAAAGCTTCTAGAGATGCGATTTCTCTGTTAGGCCAGCTAGCCGGCGCCCACAACATAATCTTGACGCAGACGCAGTACACCCTGATTCGTGACTTTTTGCTAGTTGAAATCTCGATTGACAACGCCAATAGAGCTGGTCCTCTGGCAAATATCACGCTAGGAGAATTTACCAGTATGTCAAAACAGAATGACGATTATGTCGTTCTTGTAATGAGGAGCAAAACTTTGTCTACCCATGGCCCCGCAAAGATCGTTTTGAGCTTAAAGCTTAAAAGCTGGTTAGACATTTTCGTCCGGGAAGTACGTTCACAAGTGACTGGATCAAGTAATAGTCCAGACAGTTGCTTATTTTTGTCCTTCAACGGCGAACCAATGGCCTCAAGTCAGATCAATAAGGCGATAAAGTCCATCTGGAAAAAAGCGGACCTGGAGAGAGCGCCAAGTTCTACCCTGTTCAGGAAATCAGCCGTCTCCACCACGCACAGCTCCTGCGACAGTAACGAAGCACACGGAAACTGA